A window of the Podospora bellae-mahoneyi strain CBS 112042 chromosome 6, whole genome shotgun sequence genome harbors these coding sequences:
- the ALD5 gene encoding aldehyde dehydrogenase (NAD(P)(+)) ald5 (EggNog:ENOG503NW4N; COG:E) has protein sequence MANVFTELKTPTTGTYKQPTGLFINNEFVEGVEKKTFEVINPATEEVICSVHEATEADVDIAVKAARDAFEGPWRQVTPQQRGNLLLKLADLIEKNLELLASVESLDNGKSITMARGDVGAVVGCIRYYGGWADKIEGKTIDIAPDMFHYTRLEPIGVCGQIIPWNFPLLMLGWKIGPALATGNTVVLKTAEQTPLSGLVFAQFVKEAGFPPGVLNIISGFGKTAGAAISSHMDIDKVAFTGSTVVGRTIMKAAASSNLKKVTLELGGKSPNIVFNDADIEQTISWVNFGIYFNHGQCCCAGSRIYVQSGIYDKFVAAFKKRAEANKVGDPFHPETFQGPQVSQLQYDRIMEYIESGKSEGATVETGGARHGDKGYFIQPTIFTNVSPKMKIMQEEIFGPVCAIAKFDTEEEVLQMAHDTIYGLASAVHTKDLNTAIRVANSLRAGTVWVNCYNLLSHQLPFGGYAQSGIGRELGEEALANYTQHKSVAIRLGGALFG, from the exons ATGGCCAACGTCTTCACCGAGCTCAAGACCCCTACCACGGGCACCTACAAGCAGCCCACCGGACT cttcatcaacaacgagTTCGTCGAGGGTGTCGAGAAGAAGACCTTTGAGgtcatcaaccccgccaccgaGGAGGTCATCTGCTCCGTCCACGAAGCCACCGAGGCCGACGTCGACATTGCCGTCAAGGCTGCTCGCGATGCCTTCGAGGGCCCGTGGCGCCAGGTTACCCCTCAGCAGCGTGGAAACTTGCTGCTTAAGCTTGCCGACCTGATCGAGAAGaaccttgagctccttgctTCCGTCGAGTCCCTTGACAATGGCAAGTCCATCACCATGGCTCGTGGAGATGTTGGCGCCGTTGTTGGTTGCATTCGGTACTATGGCGGCTGGGCCGACAAGATTGAGGGCAAGACTATTGATATTGCGCCAGACATGTTCCACTACACCAGACTCGAGCCG ATTGGCGTCTGCGGCCAGATCATCCCATGGAACTTCCCACTTCTGATGCTCGGCTGGAAGATTGGACCTGCTCTGGCTACCGGTAACACTGTTGTTCTCAAGACCGCTGAGCAAACGCCTTTGTCCGGTCTCGTCTTTGCTCAGTTCGTCAAGGAGGCTGGTTTCCCTCCCGGtgttctcaacatcatctctgGCTTCGGCAAGACTGCCGGCGCTGCCATCTCTTCCCATATGGACATCGACAAGGTCGCCTTTACTGGCTCCACTGTTGTTGGCCGCACCATCATGAAGGCCGCTGCCTCTTCTAACCTCAAGAAGGTCACCCTCGAACTGGGCGGCAAGTCCCCCAATATCGTCTTCAACGATGCCGATATCGAGCAGACCATCAGCTGGGTCAACTTTGGTATCTACTTCAACCACGGCCAGTGCTGCTGCGCCGGATCTCGTATCTACGTGCAGTCCGGCATCTACGACAAGTTCGTCGCCGCTTTCAAGAAGCGCGCTGAGGCGAACAAGGTCGGCGACCCATTCCACCCTGAGACCTTCCAAGGCCCCCAGGTGTCTCAGCTCCAATACGATCGTATCATGGAGTACATTGAGTCCGGCAAGAGCGAAGGCGCTACAGTCGAGACTGGTGGTGCCCGTCACGGTGACAAGGGCTACTTCATCCagcccaccatcttcaccaacgtCAGCCCCAAGATGAAGATCATGCAGGAAGAGATCTTCGGCCCCGTCTGCGCTATCGCCAAGTTCgacaccgaggaggaggtcctcCAGATGGCCCACGACACCATTTATGGTCTTGCCTCTGCTGTCCACACCAAGGATCTCAACACCGCGATCCGGGTCGCCAACTCCCTCCGTGCCGGTACCGTCTGGGTCAACTGCTACAACCTGCTTTCGCACCAGCTGCCATTCGGTGGTTATGCTCAGAGTGGTATCGGGCGCGAGTTGGGTGAGGAGGCTTTGGCCAACTACACGCAACACAAGTCTGTCGCCATCAGATTGGGTGGTGCGTTGTTTGGTTAA